From Streptomyces griseorubiginosus, one genomic window encodes:
- a CDS encoding AMP-dependent synthetase/ligase — protein MSLSYVSGHDYDGAPVLVEPEIVRLDGEVREVSVPPLVPPLTHGSLADLPFDNAETAPEQRVMSRRTEDGRWVDLTAAEFAQQVLALAKGLISEGLMPGDRVAIMARTTYEWTLLDFAAWAAGLVTVPVYPTSSVFQTRFILQDSGAVALVTETAAQAAALGPELSRLPDLRHMWIMEKGHVERLAELGQAVPDQEIGVRRGMLGPATVATVVYTSGTTGRPKGCVLSHGNFLTEVDNAIELLYPVFKSKSDDTDLATLLFLPISHVFGRMVAVACVRARVRLGHAPSLQAEDLLADLGSFKPTFLLVIPYMLEKVFNNARAKAESGGRVTVFDRATNVAVRYGEAMESRHAGTGSGPGAALKAARTFYDPLVYRRIRNAMGGRIRHIISGGSPLGRRLAAFYAGAGMEIYEGYGLTESTGAATCTPPLKPRLGTVGWPIPGTRIRIAADGEILLHGGQVFRGYWDPYGEGVAPASADGWFPTGDIGQLDDEGYLTITGRKKEILITAGGKNVAPAPLENWLRSHPLISQCMVLGDRRPYISALISLDMDGVNHWRQMNGKHPVPAELLVNDEELRAILQRAVDEANKLVSRPESIRRFTVLPTDFTEAGGHLTPSMKLRREAVMRDFATEIEGLYER, from the coding sequence ATGTCCCTCTCGTACGTGTCCGGCCACGACTACGACGGCGCCCCGGTGCTCGTGGAACCCGAGATCGTGCGGCTGGACGGTGAGGTCCGCGAGGTGTCGGTGCCGCCGCTGGTCCCGCCGCTGACCCACGGCTCGCTGGCCGACCTGCCCTTCGACAACGCCGAGACGGCGCCCGAGCAGCGGGTGATGAGCCGCCGTACCGAGGACGGCCGGTGGGTCGACCTGACGGCGGCGGAGTTCGCGCAGCAGGTGCTGGCCCTGGCCAAGGGCCTGATCTCCGAGGGCCTGATGCCGGGCGACCGGGTCGCGATCATGGCCCGTACGACGTACGAGTGGACGCTCCTCGACTTCGCCGCCTGGGCCGCCGGTCTGGTCACGGTCCCCGTCTACCCGACCTCCTCGGTCTTCCAGACCCGGTTCATCCTCCAGGACTCCGGCGCGGTCGCCCTGGTGACCGAGACCGCCGCACAGGCCGCCGCCCTCGGCCCGGAGCTGAGCCGGCTCCCGGACCTGCGGCACATGTGGATCATGGAGAAGGGGCATGTGGAGCGGCTGGCCGAGCTCGGCCAGGCCGTCCCGGACCAGGAGATCGGCGTGCGGCGCGGCATGCTGGGCCCGGCCACGGTCGCCACCGTCGTCTACACCTCGGGCACCACCGGCCGTCCCAAGGGCTGTGTGCTCAGCCACGGCAACTTCCTCACCGAGGTCGACAACGCGATCGAGCTGCTCTACCCGGTCTTCAAGTCGAAGTCGGACGACACCGACCTGGCGACCCTGCTTTTTCTGCCCATCTCGCACGTCTTCGGCCGGATGGTGGCCGTCGCCTGCGTCCGCGCCCGGGTCCGCCTCGGGCACGCGCCGAGCCTCCAGGCCGAGGACCTGCTGGCCGACCTGGGCAGCTTCAAGCCGACCTTCCTCCTCGTGATCCCCTACATGCTGGAGAAGGTCTTCAACAACGCCCGCGCCAAGGCGGAGAGCGGCGGCCGGGTCACCGTCTTCGACCGCGCGACCAATGTCGCCGTCCGCTACGGCGAGGCGATGGAGTCCCGCCACGCGGGCACGGGCTCAGGACCCGGCGCGGCCCTGAAGGCGGCCCGCACCTTCTACGACCCGCTGGTGTACCGCCGTATCCGCAACGCCATGGGCGGCCGGATCCGGCACATCATCTCCGGCGGCTCCCCGCTCGGCCGCCGCCTCGCCGCGTTCTACGCGGGCGCGGGCATGGAGATCTACGAGGGCTACGGCCTGACCGAGTCGACCGGGGCCGCGACCTGCACCCCGCCCCTCAAGCCCCGGCTCGGCACGGTCGGCTGGCCCATCCCGGGCACCCGGATCCGGATCGCGGCCGACGGCGAGATCCTGCTGCACGGCGGCCAGGTGTTCCGCGGCTACTGGGACCCCTACGGCGAGGGAGTGGCCCCCGCCTCCGCCGACGGCTGGTTCCCGACCGGCGACATCGGACAGCTCGACGACGAGGGCTATCTGACGATCACCGGCCGCAAGAAGGAGATCCTGATCACCGCGGGCGGCAAGAACGTCGCCCCGGCCCCGCTGGAGAACTGGCTGCGCTCCCACCCGCTGATCTCCCAGTGCATGGTCCTCGGCGACCGGCGCCCCTACATCTCGGCGCTGATCAGCCTGGACATGGACGGCGTCAACCACTGGCGGCAGATGAACGGCAAGCACCCCGTCCCCGCCGAACTCCTCGTCAACGACGAGGAGTTGCGGGCCATCCTGCAACGGGCCGTGGACGAGGCGAACAAGCTCGTCTCGCGTCCGGAGTCCATCCGCCGCTTCACCGTCCTGCCCACCGACTTCACGGAGGCGGGGGGTCATCTGACGCCGTCGATGAAGCTGCGCCGCGAGGCGGTCATGCGGGACTTCGCGACGGAGATCGAAGGGCTGTACGAGCGCTGA
- a CDS encoding helix-turn-helix transcriptional regulator, whose translation MVERRPETPAEVDGTAGLFVALGKMVKLLRERKGLTQKEFGELVGYGPDAVSAMERGVRTLRPEVLLKADELLDAGGLLKEVVPEVEEAMTRARTRHPEWYRSYAGLEAEAVELHFYANHGVPGLLQTEDYARAVFSKRRPLLDEETIEKRVTDRLSRQLVFERWPSPMVSYVLEEIVLDRPIGGRRVHADQLRHLLRVGGRRNIEIQVMPSALDEHPNMDGAFNLLTPKGHGQVAYTEVQGYPRLVTDSEEVRKIADRYGIMRAMALPPSESRKLIEQKLEEL comes from the coding sequence GTGGTCGAGCGGAGGCCGGAGACGCCTGCGGAGGTGGACGGTACGGCGGGGCTGTTCGTCGCCCTGGGCAAGATGGTCAAGCTGCTGCGCGAGCGGAAGGGGCTCACGCAGAAGGAGTTCGGGGAGCTGGTGGGCTACGGCCCGGACGCGGTCTCGGCGATGGAGCGGGGCGTACGGACACTCCGACCGGAGGTCCTGCTCAAGGCGGACGAACTCCTGGACGCCGGGGGCCTGTTGAAGGAGGTCGTCCCCGAGGTCGAGGAGGCGATGACGCGGGCTCGAACCCGGCATCCGGAGTGGTACCGGAGTTACGCCGGGCTGGAGGCCGAGGCGGTCGAGCTGCACTTCTACGCCAACCACGGGGTGCCGGGTTTGTTGCAGACCGAGGACTACGCGCGAGCGGTGTTCTCCAAGCGGCGCCCGCTTCTGGACGAGGAGACGATCGAGAAGCGGGTCACGGACCGGCTCTCCCGCCAGCTGGTCTTCGAGCGTTGGCCGTCACCGATGGTGAGCTACGTCCTCGAAGAGATCGTGCTGGACCGGCCGATCGGCGGACGGCGCGTGCACGCGGACCAGCTTCGACACCTCCTGCGAGTCGGAGGCAGGAGGAACATCGAGATTCAGGTCATGCCGTCCGCACTCGACGAACACCCCAACATGGACGGCGCGTTCAACCTGCTGACGCCCAAGGGCCATGGGCAGGTGGCCTACACGGAGGTGCAGGGGTACCCGCGGCTGGTCACCGACTCCGAAGAGGTCAGGAAGATCGCAGACCGCTATGGGATCATGCGAGCGATGGCACTCCCCCCGTCGGAGTCCCGGAAGTTGATCGAGCAGAAGCTGGAGGAGCTATGA
- a CDS encoding TetR/AcrR family transcriptional regulator, translating to MGVVKSKRMPRAVREQQMLDAAVEIFGQRGYMAASMDEIAELAGVSKPLVYLYLNSKEDLFTACIRREAAALTEAVRTGVRTELPVDRQLWDGLLAFFTHTSQHPHGWSVLHLQARIHGEAFVAEVTAMREEIVAFVTQLIVVAAREAHRDPDLPEREVAGLAEALVGAAESLAAWSNATPGVTARQSAATLMNFAWAGLGNLMENRPWIPEAVPAVPAEGAPLQVSG from the coding sequence ATGGGTGTCGTGAAGAGCAAGCGGATGCCGCGCGCGGTGCGGGAGCAGCAGATGCTGGACGCCGCTGTGGAGATCTTCGGGCAGCGTGGGTACATGGCCGCCTCGATGGACGAGATCGCCGAACTCGCCGGGGTGTCCAAGCCGTTGGTCTACCTGTACCTGAACTCCAAGGAAGACCTCTTCACCGCGTGCATCCGCCGGGAGGCGGCCGCGCTCACCGAGGCCGTGCGGACGGGGGTGCGGACCGAACTGCCCGTCGACCGGCAGCTGTGGGACGGACTGCTGGCCTTCTTCACGCACACCTCGCAGCACCCGCACGGCTGGTCCGTGCTGCACCTCCAGGCCCGGATCCACGGTGAGGCGTTCGTCGCCGAGGTCACCGCGATGCGCGAGGAGATCGTCGCGTTCGTGACCCAGCTGATCGTGGTCGCGGCCCGCGAGGCACACCGCGACCCCGATCTGCCCGAGCGCGAGGTCGCCGGGCTCGCCGAGGCCCTCGTCGGTGCCGCCGAGTCCCTGGCCGCCTGGTCCAACGCGACCCCGGGGGTGACGGCACGGCAGTCGGCGGCGACCCTCATGAACTTCGCCTGGGCCGGCCTCGGGAACCTCATGGAGAACCGGCCCTGGATCCCCGAGGCCGTTCCCGCCGTCCCCGCCGAGGGCGCGCCGCTTCAGGTCAGCGGGTAG
- a CDS encoding 3-oxoacyl-ACP reductase yields MADRYLSFTGTAPGRFLTRRLGLPQPARLRRWSAGSEGFEGGVLLLTAGKSQLSGLDSLSPALGFVSSAQAPAGVLLDATGVRDVDDLAEVHAALHPVVRSVATSGRVVVLGSPLSGVDHHQAAVQQALEGFTRSLGKEIGRGRTVNLVRLTDAAAAESTLRFLLSPRSAYVSGQVIEVGETPQDTEVDWSLPLAGRTALVTGGARGIGAAVAETLARDGARVVVLDVPGARADAEQLAARLGGRALALDITAADAGVRIAEAVPDGLDVLVHNAGITRDRRLVNMPAERWSSVLDVNLASVLRTTDALLEAGALRPGGRIVATASIAGLAGNAGQTNYGASKAGVAGLVRSLAPRALAGHGVTVNAAAPGFIETRMTAAVPLFIREAGRRMNSLAQGGLPSDVAETTAWLAHPASGAVNGQVVRVCGQSLLGA; encoded by the coding sequence ATGGCCGACCGCTATCTGAGCTTCACCGGTACCGCGCCGGGCCGGTTCCTCACCCGCAGGCTCGGCCTCCCGCAGCCGGCGCGGCTGCGGCGGTGGTCGGCGGGGTCGGAGGGCTTCGAGGGCGGGGTGCTGCTCCTGACGGCGGGGAAGTCCCAGCTGTCCGGACTGGACTCCCTCTCTCCCGCGCTGGGCTTCGTCTCTTCCGCGCAGGCGCCCGCCGGGGTCCTCCTGGACGCCACCGGCGTGCGGGACGTGGACGACCTGGCGGAGGTCCACGCGGCCCTGCACCCGGTCGTGCGGTCGGTCGCCACCAGCGGACGGGTCGTCGTCCTGGGGTCGCCGCTCTCCGGTGTCGACCACCACCAGGCCGCCGTCCAGCAGGCGTTGGAGGGCTTCACACGCTCGCTCGGCAAGGAGATCGGCCGGGGCAGAACGGTCAATCTGGTACGGCTGACCGACGCGGCCGCCGCCGAGTCGACCCTGCGGTTCCTGCTCTCCCCCAGGTCCGCCTACGTCAGCGGCCAGGTGATCGAGGTCGGCGAGACCCCTCAGGACACCGAGGTCGACTGGTCCCTCCCGCTCGCCGGGCGGACGGCCCTGGTGACCGGCGGTGCGCGGGGCATCGGCGCGGCGGTCGCCGAGACGCTGGCGAGGGACGGGGCGCGGGTCGTCGTACTCGATGTGCCGGGGGCGCGGGCGGACGCCGAGCAGCTGGCCGCACGGCTCGGGGGACGGGCGCTCGCGCTGGACATCACGGCCGCCGACGCGGGCGTACGGATCGCCGAGGCGGTGCCCGACGGGCTGGACGTGCTGGTCCACAACGCGGGGATCACCCGGGACCGGCGGCTGGTCAACATGCCCGCCGAGCGCTGGAGTTCGGTGCTCGACGTCAACCTGGCGAGTGTGCTGCGCACGACGGACGCGCTGCTGGAGGCGGGGGCGCTGCGGCCGGGCGGGCGGATCGTCGCCACCGCCTCCATCGCGGGGCTCGCGGGGAACGCAGGGCAGACGAACTACGGCGCGAGCAAGGCGGGCGTGGCCGGCCTGGTGCGTTCGCTGGCACCCCGGGCGCTGGCCGGGCACGGGGTCACGGTGAACGCGGCGGCGCCCGGGTTCATCGAGACCAGGATGACGGCGGCGGTCCCGCTGTTCATCCGGGAGGCCGGGCGGCGGATGAACTCCCTCGCCCAGGGCGGGCTCCCCTCCGACGTGGCCGAGACCACGGCCTGGCTGGCGCACCCGGCGTCCGGCGCGGTGAACGGGCAGGTCGTGCGGGTGTGCGGCCAGAGTCTGCTGGGGGCGTAG
- a CDS encoding DUF397 domain-containing protein, with protein MNTEQLAWFKSSYSGGEGGECLELAVTPDTIHLRDSKHPTGPHLTLSPTAWSAFLSLTAGTRPPR; from the coding sequence ATGAACACCGAGCAGCTCGCCTGGTTCAAGTCCAGCTACAGCGGCGGCGAGGGCGGCGAATGCCTGGAACTCGCCGTCACCCCCGACACCATCCACCTCCGCGACTCCAAGCACCCCACCGGCCCTCACCTCACCCTCTCCCCCACGGCCTGGTCGGCCTTCCTCTCCCTTACTGCGGGAACGCGGCCACCACGTTGA
- a CDS encoding MFS transporter: MEAIPAATAQAVPSGPTPAPSKHRWWALAVIGLAQLMVVLDATIVNIALPSAQQDLGFDNNGRQWIVTAYSLAFGSLLLLGGRLADLFGRKTTFVIGIVGFAAASAVGGAANGFTMLVVARAVQGLFGALLAPAALSLLTTTFTEPKERARAFGIFGAIAGSGAAVGLVLGGLLTEYLDWRWTLYVNDVIAVLALVGAVVFIGRSVPAERPRLDIPGVILVSGGLFGIVYGFANAETHDWDNWMTWGFLAAGGVLLVAFFLWQARAKHPVLPLRVLADRDRAAALSTILISSAGMFGVFLFLTYYLQSTLGYSPVKNGVAFLPMVGALMVMAQLSTNLLVPRIGPKIVVPVGMLVAAGGMVWLTRLGLDSGYAAHVLPPLLLLGAGLGMSMPAAMSYATLGVAANDQGVASAALNTTQQVGGSISTALLNTLAATAATNYAADHLSDPLVKANAALHSYEVAYWWSAAFFAVGVIITVLLFRAKKKETAPVEHPETPAPPAVPTPVPASASASTSAAVRGLVRDGTGVPVPRTALTLLDASGRQLARATSREDGSYALDTAERGGLVLVGSAPGYQPQVVTLSVNGTPVSHDLVFLPSPGGLAGTVLGAGGEGLPGALVVATDQRGDVTASTTSGPEGAYRLGDLLPGDYTLSVSAPGHRPTAVPVTVAAESTCDIQLTVAATLRGTVHTPDGRALDDARVTLLDAAGNVVGTRTTSVDGSYAFTDLASDQYTVIASGYPPVATKVTVNGSTEGVDVLLGHKEA; this comes from the coding sequence GTGGAAGCCATTCCGGCAGCCACCGCCCAGGCCGTGCCGTCCGGCCCCACCCCCGCCCCGTCGAAGCACCGGTGGTGGGCGCTGGCCGTGATCGGCCTCGCCCAGCTCATGGTCGTGCTCGACGCGACGATCGTGAACATCGCGCTGCCGTCCGCCCAGCAGGACCTGGGCTTCGACAACAACGGCCGGCAGTGGATCGTCACCGCCTACTCCCTGGCCTTCGGCAGCCTGCTGCTGCTCGGCGGCCGGCTCGCCGACCTCTTCGGCCGCAAGACCACCTTCGTCATCGGCATCGTCGGCTTCGCCGCGGCCTCCGCGGTCGGCGGTGCGGCCAACGGCTTCACCATGCTGGTCGTCGCCCGCGCGGTGCAGGGCCTGTTCGGCGCCCTGCTCGCCCCGGCCGCCCTGTCCCTGCTGACCACGACGTTCACCGAACCCAAGGAACGCGCCCGGGCGTTCGGCATCTTCGGCGCCATCGCCGGCTCCGGCGCCGCCGTCGGCCTGGTGCTCGGCGGCCTGCTCACCGAGTACCTGGACTGGCGCTGGACGCTGTACGTCAACGACGTCATCGCTGTCCTCGCGCTGGTCGGCGCGGTCGTCTTCATCGGCCGCTCCGTGCCGGCCGAGCGGCCCCGGCTCGACATCCCCGGCGTGATCCTGGTCTCCGGTGGTCTGTTCGGCATCGTCTACGGCTTCGCCAACGCGGAGACGCACGACTGGGACAACTGGATGACCTGGGGCTTCCTCGCCGCGGGCGGGGTCCTGCTGGTCGCGTTCTTCCTCTGGCAGGCCCGCGCCAAGCACCCCGTGCTGCCGCTGCGGGTCCTCGCCGACCGCGACCGCGCGGCCGCCCTGTCGACGATCCTCATCTCGTCCGCCGGGATGTTCGGCGTCTTCCTCTTCCTCACCTACTACCTCCAGTCGACGCTGGGCTACTCACCGGTCAAGAACGGCGTGGCCTTCCTGCCGATGGTGGGCGCGCTGATGGTGATGGCGCAGCTGTCCACCAACCTGCTGGTGCCGAGGATCGGCCCCAAGATCGTCGTCCCCGTCGGCATGCTGGTGGCCGCGGGCGGCATGGTCTGGCTGACCCGCCTCGGCCTCGACAGCGGCTACGCGGCCCACGTACTGCCGCCGCTCCTGCTGCTCGGCGCCGGTCTCGGCATGTCGATGCCCGCGGCGATGAGCTACGCGACCCTCGGAGTGGCGGCCAACGACCAGGGAGTGGCCTCGGCCGCCCTCAACACCACGCAGCAGGTGGGCGGTTCGATCAGCACCGCGCTGCTGAACACCCTGGCCGCCACCGCCGCCACGAACTACGCCGCGGACCACCTGTCCGACCCGCTGGTCAAGGCGAACGCGGCCCTGCACAGCTACGAGGTCGCGTACTGGTGGTCGGCGGCCTTCTTCGCCGTCGGCGTGATCATCACGGTGCTGCTGTTCCGGGCGAAGAAGAAGGAGACCGCGCCGGTCGAGCACCCCGAGACCCCCGCCCCGCCCGCCGTTCCCACCCCGGTGCCGGCGTCGGCGTCGGCGTCGACGTCGGCCGCGGTGCGCGGTCTGGTGCGTGACGGCACCGGTGTCCCCGTACCCCGCACCGCGCTCACCCTCCTGGACGCCTCGGGCCGCCAACTGGCCCGTGCCACCTCCCGCGAGGACGGCAGCTACGCCCTGGACACCGCCGAGCGCGGCGGCCTGGTCCTGGTCGGCTCGGCCCCCGGCTACCAGCCCCAGGTGGTCACCCTGTCCGTGAACGGCACGCCGGTCTCCCACGACCTGGTGTTCCTGCCCAGCCCCGGCGGCCTGGCCGGTACGGTGCTCGGCGCGGGCGGCGAGGGCCTGCCCGGCGCGCTGGTGGTGGCCACGGACCAGCGCGGCGACGTGACGGCCTCCACCACGTCCGGCCCCGAGGGCGCCTACCGCCTCGGCGACCTCCTGCCGGGCGACTACACCCTCAGCGTCAGCGCCCCCGGCCACCGTCCGACGGCGGTCCCGGTCACCGTCGCCGCGGAGAGCACCTGCGACATCCAACTGACCGTCGCGGCAACCCTGCGGGGCACCGTGCACACCCCGGACGGCCGTGCCCTGGACGACGCCAGGGTCACCCTGCTCGACGCCGCCGGCAATGTCGTCGGCACCCGCACCACCAGCGTCGACGGCAGCTACGCCTTCACCGACCTGGCCAGCGACCAGTACACGGTGATCGCCAGCGGCTACCCGCCGGTGGCCACGAAGGTCACGGTGAACGGCAGCACGGAGGGGGTCGACGTCCTGCTGGGCCACAAGGAGGCGTAG
- a CDS encoding acetyl-CoA C-acetyltransferase has protein sequence MSPLKPPVARRVAVVAGARLPFARSDGPYATASNQEMLTAALDALVERQGLEGPGAVGEFVAGAVLKHSRDFNLARETVLGSKLDPRTPAYDIQQACGTGLQAVIAAANKIALGQTESAIAGGADTASDAPLGVNDELRRILLEARRAKSAGARLKALARIRPTHLVPDIPRNAEPRTGLSMGEHAAVTAAAWGVTRQDQDELAAMSHQRLAAAYERGFFRELVVPFRGLARDQNLRPDSTPGKLAALKPVFGLEGPDPTMTAGNSTPLTDGAAVVLLASEEWAEARGLEVQAYLTAYETAAVDFVRGDVAQGEDGLLMAPAHAVPRMLERAGLGLDDFDLVEIHEAFASQVLATLAAWEKRGLGPVDRTRLNVAGSSLATGHPFAATGARIVATLARLLAEREGPGRGLISVCAAGGQGVTAILERP, from the coding sequence ATGAGCCCCTTGAAGCCGCCGGTCGCCCGGCGCGTCGCGGTCGTCGCGGGCGCCCGCCTGCCCTTCGCCCGCTCCGACGGCCCCTACGCCACCGCCTCGAACCAGGAGATGCTCACCGCGGCCCTCGACGCCCTCGTGGAGCGGCAGGGGCTCGAAGGGCCGGGCGCCGTGGGCGAGTTCGTCGCGGGTGCCGTCCTCAAGCACAGCCGGGACTTCAACCTGGCCCGTGAGACGGTGCTCGGCTCGAAGCTGGACCCGCGCACTCCGGCGTACGACATCCAGCAGGCCTGCGGGACCGGTCTCCAGGCCGTCATCGCCGCCGCCAACAAGATCGCGCTGGGGCAGACGGAGTCCGCGATCGCGGGCGGCGCGGACACCGCGAGCGACGCACCGCTCGGCGTCAACGACGAGCTGCGCCGCATCCTGCTGGAGGCGCGGCGGGCGAAGTCGGCCGGTGCCCGGCTGAAGGCGCTCGCGCGCATCCGGCCGACCCATCTGGTCCCCGACATCCCGCGCAACGCCGAGCCCCGCACCGGGCTTTCGATGGGCGAGCACGCCGCCGTGACCGCCGCCGCGTGGGGAGTGACCCGGCAGGACCAGGACGAGCTGGCGGCGATGAGCCACCAGCGGCTTGCGGCCGCGTACGAGCGGGGGTTCTTCCGGGAGTTGGTGGTCCCCTTCCGTGGCCTGGCCCGCGACCAGAACCTCCGCCCGGACTCGACACCCGGGAAACTTGCCGCGCTGAAACCGGTGTTCGGCCTCGAGGGACCCGACCCGACCATGACCGCCGGGAACTCGACCCCGCTCACGGACGGCGCCGCGGTCGTCCTGCTGGCCTCCGAGGAGTGGGCCGAGGCGCGCGGGCTGGAGGTGCAGGCCTACCTCACCGCGTACGAGACGGCGGCCGTGGACTTCGTGCGGGGCGATGTCGCGCAGGGTGAGGACGGCCTGTTGATGGCCCCCGCCCACGCCGTCCCCCGCATGCTGGAGCGGGCCGGTCTCGGTCTCGACGACTTCGACCTGGTCGAGATCCACGAGGCCTTCGCCTCCCAGGTCCTCGCGACCCTCGCGGCCTGGGAGAAGCGGGGGCTGGGCCCGGTGGACCGGACCCGCCTCAACGTCGCCGGGTCCTCGCTCGCCACCGGTCACCCCTTCGCCGCGACCGGCGCCCGGATCGTGGCCACCCTCGCCAGGCTGCTGGCCGAGCGGGAGGGACCCGGCCGCGGGCTGATCTCGGTGTGCGCGGCGGGCGGACAGGGCGTGACGGCGATCCTGGAGCGGCCGTAG
- a CDS encoding DUF4229 domain-containing protein → MLRYTLMRLGIFVGCLVVVWGLVYAGLAPRGLGSSNGMWIVLLSLLISAPISFVVLRKERDRASVQVAQRVDRMKANLDANRSQEDETVEEAGRTQGQAPQTS, encoded by the coding sequence ATGCTCCGCTACACGCTGATGCGCCTCGGGATCTTCGTGGGCTGCCTCGTGGTCGTCTGGGGCCTCGTCTACGCCGGCCTCGCCCCGCGCGGCCTCGGCTCCTCCAACGGCATGTGGATCGTCCTGCTCTCCCTGCTGATCTCGGCCCCCATCAGCTTCGTCGTCCTGCGCAAGGAGCGTGACCGCGCCTCCGTCCAGGTCGCCCAGCGGGTCGACCGCATGAAGGCCAACCTGGACGCCAACCGCAGCCAGGAGGACGAGACGGTCGAAGAGGCCGGTCGCACCCAGGGCCAGGCCCCGCAGACCTCCTGA
- a CDS encoding MaoC family dehydratase — protein MLTQSPSLVPLLAAGALRSPFKRPSAGADFPRTRLVLPGLRVDLARLAAYERVCGFPTGEDALPVTYPHVLGFPLAMGLMSGPDFPLPLLGLVHTSIEITRYRELAATGTYELSVRIDGLAPHRRGTEAAVVTELRVGEDVVWESVSTYLARHRTTGAAQEREPGREPGQGPGRESEREVHEPLPGVDEWRLAGDIGRRYAAASGDRNPIHLYPFTARLFGFKRAIAHGMWTAARCLAAHGTPQAVLVRAEFRAPVLLPGTVTYAANGERFELCGADRVHVSGGVYPLT, from the coding sequence GTGCTCACGCAGTCGCCCTCCCTCGTGCCGCTCCTCGCCGCCGGTGCCCTGCGGTCCCCCTTCAAGCGGCCCTCGGCCGGTGCGGACTTTCCGCGGACGCGGCTCGTGCTGCCCGGGCTGCGGGTCGATCTCGCGCGGCTGGCCGCGTACGAGCGGGTGTGCGGGTTCCCGACCGGGGAGGACGCGCTGCCGGTGACGTATCCGCATGTGCTGGGCTTTCCGCTCGCGATGGGCCTGATGAGCGGGCCGGACTTCCCGCTGCCGCTGCTCGGGCTGGTGCACACGTCGATCGAGATCACCCGGTACCGGGAACTGGCGGCGACCGGGACCTACGAACTCTCCGTGCGCATCGACGGGTTGGCGCCGCACCGGCGCGGTACGGAGGCCGCGGTGGTCACCGAACTACGGGTGGGCGAGGACGTCGTATGGGAGTCGGTGAGCACGTATCTGGCACGGCACCGCACCACGGGGGCGGCCCAGGAACGGGAGCCCGGGCGGGAGCCCGGGCAGGGGCCTGGGCGGGAGTCCGAGCGGGAGGTGCACGAGCCGCTGCCCGGCGTCGACGAGTGGCGGCTGGCCGGGGACATCGGACGGCGTTACGCCGCCGCGTCCGGCGACCGCAACCCGATCCACCTGTACCCGTTCACGGCCCGCCTCTTCGGCTTCAAGAGGGCGATCGCGCACGGCATGTGGACGGCGGCCCGCTGCCTGGCGGCCCACGGCACACCCCAGGCGGTGCTGGTCCGGGCGGAGTTCAGGGCCCCGGTGCTGCTGCCGGGGACGGTGACGTACGCGGCGAACGGCGAGCGGTTCGAGCTGTGCGGCGCCGACCGCGTGCACGTGAGCGGGGGCGTCTACCCGCTGACCTGA